A DNA window from Drosophila biarmipes strain raj3 chromosome 2R, RU_DBia_V1.1, whole genome shotgun sequence contains the following coding sequences:
- the LOC108026740 gene encoding small subunit processome component 20 homolog, whose protein sequence is MAALAEKTKDTNTFRFKSFGDRVNEIDLRHLALYHIGHRNEELDEEENSTYFQQTLQKWNVLNLTEEYNYFSKRCRKIVTLPQLLHQKDFVVDLLLERLATATNLSQQPLLDLLYVLARDLREEFYPYFQRVLDRLICLLNTQDAEQLEWTLICLAHLFKTLKPYLKRNIGVVFNAILPLLDEQHYAEHVTNFAVECFAYIARDVRDFPRFLAYVLQTVLREQVESVHGCGRLIYEILRGVNGQLHNSAAEIFAHVLEVLVNKASAHTKAQTELLGDIVEYALGLLLNFLRSDQSNVLWKSLCSAASSDGADVQRLIDLMLPLVTHKDGRYVTELPLVVATLLKLMELKVEPLQPLTTLVTSLLNAQHTQLTQLDASRLLQKLLTISRAQVSVYEDAILQLLDYPQFEILVLPNVVGYYEEQRQAGALELLARIVQHKRPLQVDGNSLTQWVAYPIQLKQKETIKVVEQELLRLDVSKEDHLLLLVLAPHLRGFSKQPLEQKLQSVIEKFVKSNETDFTLLLLLLQTHALLKFSLPKLLRSMINTFLVPELEKDLRALACLQIVLLETPKNELSATEELLSGIGNLLGHPVSQYRRIAAHCLDVINSTHKPNPYSHFYAAACIEPTVHNYRELLLQLQQLEPASAQFKQFSQLAHFKEHAVSLLLGLLYINFKFVWAPVQQLLAAYAKTVTADEFWKLFKAKLVETVDCIDYKKDATTLQMPFKRDYQSPTLTMLLSLVSDQQLTLHQALNYRQLLWQSLPKLGTLAEVKNADLVRLFLQFLEQEYRAQLEKSEHTWNVNDTAGAEFDAEDDDENETKPEPRGRQKRRTQNSHTKSILQTLQLKLACFVSQPNPKALHRQAEMHDFYLELLAGPNAQLQQLALDCLAAYKQPPALVQQKAQLSALIDEEKFKTTLSGFELANISAQQRSELMPFMLRVLYGKMLTKGVQKQLTAQLRKTLILRFLGQLEESEIMDFLKMAFGRFTAYTDKPVNEVAKFVQESYDPSAVIAAKQLQRIVNLLELIRKEFAGRLTTDFQSYVLKLLLLVGSVAQEVINGEGKLLAAYKNVKHSGLQTLVNYFGQLVDMEDLWQEPEMNAICEVYLWPGIARLSQDSIHTPTPMLKLLLLWGGEPRYQKWLNRSPPADKLPIMHHLMALLLNDKAKSNVKRSLLQMVEQLLESASTEEYGAEVLPIVHPHIPAILQQLQNSWRHKKAGRQTLDKRELNILTLITSHVEEPDTCELLLQVLLPIFTKQSASGGPETVVQLVTTLANLLKRVPRPQDYVRQLAPLFEQVSVLPARKLLCEILSDMAKRLHKEAKQNVELSSTAASLREWVRIVLLLNAWDKRWLEQPDYDKRLEALSELKQLVEKKDKKIDLQLGVLVVYNCFYMLRHDSDLGMRVNIGELLKPMLPLVTLQLEVKEDVHFWLEDTLLPLIQRCMRDEKHEHARGEAIGLLGELARQCPAAHEILKDLSPLTDKHDLEVDFFENMLHLQTQRHGRALQRLVNISGGSWRQAPPCARTLTQFLLPLATRYLLSEKHSGKHTLVDAAIESVGVMSEFLPWTQYHAVLRYYLQKLRHAQGQQKQCVRLVVRILDGFHFDLTQAQTDLAALAKLKETLIEEVEAKKPAEESQENKTEEGADDDAEEKPLKKEDDQSDFIEFDEEEATEPVKKQQRIQLLAPNAAKKVMATITTVLLPTLNRSITEKTNYDTKHKVNRRRLSYEREEEEIQRVPIALAMVKLLQKLPLELLDNSLPGIFMKVCTFLRSPLKSVRMLTRDILKKIMITLGGTYLGMLLEQLQSLLTRGFQVHVLSVTLHGVLDALKGDLKPDHIEKCLQNLLDVALNDIFGDVSAEKEVEKIVSHTPEAKPSAKSYLTLHIAARHIRDNCLLDLLLPFKEHLARSHSRKVTQKIQECFAKIVGGLVENTHIARESLLIFIYGTMSESISDLLPGTQKRQLTEKEQALMRRTRPDCLILQPAPGRRSVATGNKQVKSNAQANAHILVEFGLELLHFVLKRKKLTDLDYQPFLHPLLPLLKDSLSSNHARTTTYALKCYTAIWLGEYELSELNTEALQPVVGRMFEILKNFSTFGATRQEENAQLVRASFKAVVALLRKCQDYKLSDEQIEQLLLHIEQELQEGECSSQTMVFTLLKALVGRKEDSRSLHDLMKRLGDLSIISPSDYVRDECRGILLIYIMEYTLGNKVEQMVKFMSVQLCYSQTAGRQSAIQFMHSIINKFPQLMLVKQSEFLYLSLGTRLVNDEDPSCRRNVAGALEALIGRLTKLERQPLLDLTLLFFTSPKSGQKPGVREMAAALLSRFVQAEKAGFAERLPVVLPILVNVLTLGDAEAGGRFVRAPGHLAAEVNETGLHNKKKRKKFETVPDEEPLLGKDDNESRLEHQQRKADHQLIQLQYCLLKIFEHCGESLMCNPELSDTIDELAYGTQRLLAHDHNWVRCNAAKLLTHILAHYDYTIVGQQLSGVKRENGTEQTLYFIYGQPAEDIKSLVYDLCAQFVPGDTAQVMIDELSKILLYIGHMLRDVPFSLKLEKDADDDEEREPINKINLNWLMRNIRFLINKEVAKAPHDTSIRTAMFTLIEALSTLLSVESLTRLAPSLLQALVREMSEEDHNVDAELRQQALRVGSRLRKRIGADVYDKLRNAVQTKLMARRAERRKVVAQEKIHDPERAAKRKAGVQERKKAAKRLKAAVIRGKAPDLKQKLKKRKRKAEIDGF, encoded by the exons ATGGCAGCCCTAGCGGAAAAAACGAAGGACACCAATACATTTCGA TTCAAATCTTTCGGGGATCGGGTGAACGAGATCGACCTGCGGCACTTGGCTCTCTACCACATCGGCCACCGGAACGAGGAGCTCGACGAGGAGGAGAACTCCACCTACTTCCAGCAGACGCTCCAGAAATGGAACGTTCTCAATCTCACTGAGGAGTACAACTACTTCAGCAAGCGATGCCGCAAAATAGTGACCCTGCCGCAGCTGCTGCACCAGAAGGACTTTGTGGTGGACCTGCTGCTCGAGCGTTTGGCCACTGCCACAAATCTGTCCCAGCAGCCGCTGCTCGATCTGCTTTACGTCCTGGCCAGGGATCTCCGCGAGGAGTTCTATCCGTACTTCCAGCGCGTCCTGGACCGTCTGATCTGCCTGCTGAACACCCAGGATGCGGAGCAGCTGGAGTGGACCCTTATCTGTCTGGCGCACCTGTTCAAAACCCTCAAGCCGTATTTAAAGCGCAACATTGGTGTGGTCTTCAATGCCATTCTACCACTCCTTGATGAACAGCACTATGCCGAGCATGTGACCAACTTCGCGGTGGAATGCTTTGCATACATAGCCCGCGATGTGCGGGATTTCCCACGCTTCCTGGCTTATGTGCTGCAGACTGTTCTGCGGGAGCAGGTGGAGAGTGTTCATGGCTGCGGACGACTTATCTACGAAATACTGCGTGGCGTCAATGGGCAGTTGCACAACTCGGCGGCTGAGATCTTTGCCCATGTCCTGGAGGTGCTCGTCAACAAGGCTTCGGCTCACACAAAAGCCCAGACAGAACTCTTGGGCGATATTGTGGAGTATGCGTTGGGACTGTTGCTCAACTTCTTGCGCTCAGACCAAAGCAACGTCCTTTGGAAGTCACTCTGTTCGGCTGCCAGCAGTGACGGTGCCGATGTTCAAAGGCTGATTGATTTAATGCTTCCCCTGGTCACCCACAAGGACGGACGCTATGTCACCGAGCTGCCGCTGGTTGTTGCCACACTGCTGAAGTTAATGGAGCTGAAAGTGGAGCCACTGCAGCCGTTGACAACCTTGGTCACCAGTCTTCTTAACGCTCAGCACACTCAGCTTACCCAACTGGATGCCAGTCGCTTACTGCAAAAACTTCTGACCATAAGCCGAGCACAAGTATCCGTGTATGAAGACGCCATTCTGCAACTCCTGGACTATCCGCAATTCGAGATTTTGGTTCTGCCCAATGTCGTTGGATACTACGAGGAGCAAAGGCAAGCAGGAGCGCTGGAGCTCCTTGCGCGCATCGTTCAGCACAAGCGACCGCTGCAAGTGGACGGCAACTCACTCACCCAATGGGTAGCATACCCAATCCAGCTAAAGCAAAAGGAGACTATTAAAGTCGTGGAACAAGAGCTGCTGAGGTTAGACGTGAGCAAAGAGGACCATCTGCTTCTCCTCGTTCTGGCTCCTCACTTGAGAGGATTCAGCAAGCAGCCTTTGGAGCAAAAGCTGCAGTCAGTTATTGAGAAGTTTGTAAAGAGCAACGAAACGGATTTCACATTGCTTCTCTTGTTACTTCAAACTCATGCCTTGCTCAAGTTTAGTTTACCCAAGCTCCTGCGATCTATGATTAATACATTTCTTGTGCCTGAACTGGAGAAGGACCTTCGGGCCCTAGCTTGCCTACAGATTGTTCTTCTTGAAACCCCTAAAAACGAGCTTTCCGCTACCGAAGAATTATTGTCTGGTATTGGGAATCTCTTGGGCCATCCCGTTTCACAATACAGGCGCATAGCTGCTCACTGCTTGGATGTGATAAACTCCACACACAAACCCAATCCGTACTCCCACTTTTATGCCGCCGCATGCATCGAACCCACTGTGCACAACTACCGCgagctcctcctccagctgcaGCAATTGGAACCGGCGTCTGCTCAGTTTAAGCAGTTCTCCCAGTTGGCACATTTCAAGGAGCACGCAGTAAGCTTATTGCTTGGCCTGCTCTACATCAACTTCAAGTTTGTGTGGGCGCCGGTTCAACAGCTACTGGCTGCATATGCCAAAACTGTGACAGCGGATGAGTTCTGGAAGCTGTTTAAGGCCAAGTTGGTGGAAACCGTCGACTGCATAGATTACAAAAAGGATGCAACAACATTGCAAATGCCTTTTAAAAGGGACTACCAGTCGCCGACACTGACCATGCTTCTTTCGTTGGTTAGCGACCAACAACTGACTCTTCATCAAGCGCTCAACTACCGCCAGCTCCTTTGGCAAAGCCTGCCCAAGTTGGGCACTCTTGCCGAGGTGAAGAATGCAGATTTAGTGCGACtgtttttgcaatttttagaACAGGAATATCGCGCCCAGTTAGAGAAATCCGAGCACACTTGGAATGTGAACGATACCGCAG GTGCTGAATTCGATGCCGAGGACGATgatgaaaatgaaacaaagCCCGAACCCCGGGGTCGGCAAAAGAGGAGAACTCAAAATTCCCACACCAAGTCTATACTGCAAACGCTTCAGTTGAAGCTCGCCTGCTTTGTGTCGCAGCCAAATCCTAAGGCTCTGCATCGGCAGGCGGAGATGCACGATTTCTATTTGGAGCTTCTAGCCGGTCCCAATGCCCAGTTGCAACAATTGGCGCTGGACTGCCTGGCGGCCTACAAGCAGCCTCCAGCTCTGGTGCAGCAGAAAGCGCAGCTCTCGGCTCTTATTGATGAAGAAAAATTCAAGACTACCCTCAGTGGCTTTGAGCTGGCCAACATTTCCGCTCAGCAGAGATCGGAACTGATGCCCTTTATGCTCCGTGTGCTTTACGGCAAAATGCTGACCAAAGGTGTGCAAAAACAATTGACTGCTCAGCTGCGTAAAACGCTGATTCTACGATTCCTGGGCCAACTGGAGGAGTCAGAAATCATGGACTTTCTGAAAATGGCGTTCGGAAGGTTTACTGCCTACACCGACAAACCAGTGAACGAAGTGGCTAAGTTTGTTCAAGAAAGCTATGATCCGTCAGCGGTGATCGCAGCCAAGCAGTTGCAGAGGATCGTGAATCTTCTCGAACTCATTCGCAAGGAGTTTGCCGGCAGGCTGACGACTGACTTTCAAAGCTACGTTCTAAAACTACTTCTTCTCGTGGGCAGCGTCGCCCAGGAAGTAATCAACGGAGAGGGCAAACTATTAGCTGCCTACAAAAATGTGAAGCACTCCGGCCTGCAGACACTGGTTAACTATTTCGGTCAGCTGGTGGACATGGAAGATCTGTGGCAGGAGCCCGAGATGAATGCAATTTGTGAGGTCTATCTTTGGCCGGGTATTGCTCGCCTCTCGCAGGACTCCATACACACGCCTACCCCCATGCTCAAGTTACTTCTCCTATGGGGCGGAGAGCCCCGCTATCAAAAATGGCTAAACAGAAGTCCTCCTGCCGATAAACTTCCCATAATGCACCACCTAATGGCTCTCTTACTTAACGACAAGGCCAAGTCCAACGTCAAGCGTTCGCTTCTACAGATGGTGGAACAGCTCTTGGAATCGGCCTCCACTGAGGAGTACGGTGCCGAGGTTTTGCCTATTGTGCATCCACACATTCCAGCCATTCTTCAACAGCTGCAGAACAGTTGGCGGCACAAGAAGGCCGGCAGACAGACGCTTGATAAGCGGGAACTCAACATACTAACCCTAATAACGTCGCATGTGGAGGAGCCAGATACTTGTGAACTGCTACTACAGGTGCTTCTGCCCATATTCACCAAACAGTCCGCTTCAGGGGGTCCGGAGACAGTGGTTCAGCTAGTCACCACGTTGGCCAAtcttttgaaacgtgtgccaAGACCGCAAGACTATGTTCGTCAGCTGGCTCCGCTCTTCGAGCAGGTTAGTGTGTTGCCTGCAAGGAAGTTACTTTGCGAAATCTTGTCTGACATGGCGAAAAGACTGCACAAAGAGGCGAAACAAAACGTCGAGCTATCCTCCACTGCCGCATCATTGCGGGAGTGGGTAAGGATTGTGCTACTCCTAAATGCCTGGGACAAGAGATGGCTGGAGCAGCCGGACTATGACAAACGTCTCGAGGCTCTTTCAGAGCTCAAGCAGCTGGTGGAGAAAAAGGACAAGAAGATTGACTTGCAGCTCGGAGTCCTGGTGGTCTACAACTGCTTTTATATGCTGCGACACGATTCGGATCTCGGCATGAGAGTTAACATAGGGGAACTGCTGAAGCCAATGCTTCCCTTGGTTACTCTGCAACTGGAAGTAAAGGAGGATGTGCATTTCTGGCTGGAAGATACGCTCCTGCCCTTAATACAACGCTGTATGCGAGATGAGAAGCACGAGCATGCCAGGGGCGAGGCCATCGGCTTACTGGGCGAACTTGCTCGTCAATGTCCGGCTGCACACGAGATCTTAAAGGACCTCTCGCCGCTGACGGATAAACACGACCTGGAGGTGGACTTTTTTGAAAACATGCTTCATCTGCAAACCCAACGACACGGTCGCGCCCTGCAGCGTCTTGTAAATATATCCGGAGGCAGTTGGCGGCAGGCTCCGCCCTGCGCCCGTACTCTCACCCAGTTTCTCCTTCCGCTGGCTACCCGCTATCTGTTGAGCGAAAAACACTCGGGCAAGCACACTCTAGTAGATGCCGCCATTGAGTCAGTGGGGGTGATGAGTGAGTTCCTCCCCTGGACCCAATACCATGCTGTTCTCCGATACTACCTCCAAAAACTAAGACATGCCCAGGGGCAGCAGAAGCAGTGTGTGCGACTCGTGGTTCGGATCCTCGATGGGTTTCATTTTGACTTGACACAGGCGCAAACGGATCTTGCTGCCCTCGCCAAGCTCAAGGAAACACTGATCGAGGAAGTGGAAGCGAAGAAACCTGCTGAGGAGTCGCAAGAAAATAAGACGGAAGAGGgtgctgatgatgatgccgAAGAGAAACCCTTGAAAAAAGAGGACGATCAGTCTGACTTTATCGAATTCGATGAGGAGGAGGCGACTGAACCAGTAAAAAAACAACAGCGCATTCAACTGCTAGCTCCTAACGCTGCTAAAAAGGTCATGGCCACCATTACGACAGTTTTGCTGCCAACGCTCAACCGGTCCATCACCGAAAAAACCAACTACGACACCAAACACAAGGTGAACCGCCGACGCCTGAGCTACGAACGTGAGGAAGAGGAGATCCAGCGAGTGCCCATTGCTTTGGCCATGGTTAAACTTTTGCAGAAGCTTCCATTGGAACTATTGGACAACAGTCTGCCTG GAATCTTCATGAAGGTCTGCACCTTCCTGCGATCCCCTTTAAAATCCGTTCGAATGCTCACCAGGGACATCCTCAAGAAGATAATGATTACCCTCGGGGGCACCTATTTGGGCATGCTTTTGGAGCAGCTGCAATCGCTGCTCACACGTGGATTCCAGGTGCACGTTCTCTCTGTGACTCTCCATGGCGTTTTAGATGCACTGAAGGGTGACCTGAAGCCAGACCACATTGAAAAGTGCCTGCAGAACCTGCTAGATGTGGCTCTGAATGATATATTTGGCGATGTGAGCGCCGAAAAGGAGGTGGAAAAAATCGTGTCTCACACGCCGGAAGCCAAGCCGAGTGCGAAGAGCTACCTCACGCTCCACATAGCTGCCCGTCATATTCGAGACAACTGTTTGCTCGACCTGCTTCTGCCATTCAAGGAGCATTTGGCTAGATCGCACTCCCGTAAAGTCACGCAGAAGATTCAGGAGTGTTTTGCTAAAATCGTGGGCGGCCTGGTTGAGAACACCCACATCGCAAGGGAGAGCCTGCTGATTTTCATATACGGCACGATGTCAGAGAGCATTAGCGACCTTTTGCCAGGAACACAAAAACGTCAGCTCACAGAAAAAGAGCAGGCGCTAATGAGGAGAACTCGTCCTGATTGTCTGATCCTACAACCGGCGCCGGGAAGACGTAGTGTGGCCACCGGCAACAAGCAGGTGAAGTCGAACGCACAAGCCAATGCCCATATTCTGGTCGAATTTGGATTAGAGCTCCTCCATTTCGTGCTAAAGCGAAAGAAGCTAACCGATCTGGACTACCAACCCTTTCTGCATCCTTTGTTGCCACTTCTGAAGGATTCTTTGAGCAGCAATCACGCTAGGACCACAACTTATGCCCTGAAGTGCTACACGGCCATTTGGCTGGGGGAGTATGAGCTCTCCGAACTGAACACTGAGGCACTTCAGCCGGTGGTTGGACGTATGTTTGAGATCCTTAAGAACTTCTCAACTTTTGGAGCCACCCGGCAGGAGGAGAACGCTCAGCTGGTCAGAGCGAGCTTTAAAGCAGTAGTGGCCCTGCTGCGCAAATGCCAGGATTACAAACTCAGCGACGAGCAGATCGAGCAACTTTTGCTTCACATCGAACAGGAACTGCAGGAGGGCGAATGTAGCAGCCAGACCATGGTGTTCACTCTGCTGAAGGCTCTTGTCGGTCGAAAGGAAGACAGTCGCTCCCTGCACGATCTCATGAAGCGTCTGGGAGACCTATCCATCATCTCTCCCTCGGACTACGTGCGAGATGAGTGTCGTGGCATCCTGCTCATCTATATAATGGAATATACGCTGGGCAATAAGGTTGAGCAGATGGTCAAGTTCATGTCGGTGCAATTGTGCTACAGCCAGACCGCTGGGCGTCAGTCCGCCATCCAGTTCATGCACTCTATCATCAACAAGTTCCCCCAGCTGATGCTGGTCAAACAATCCGAGTTTCTATATCTTTCCCTGGGAACCCGTCTGGTAAACGACGAAGATCCATCGTGTCGACGCAATGTGGCCGGCGCCCTGGAAGCTCTTATCGGTCGCCTCACAAAACTGGAAAGGCAACCCCTGCTGGATCTGACGCTGCTGTTCTTCACTTCACCAAAATCCGGTCAAAAGCCAGGAGTCCGTGAAATGGCCGCAGCTCTTCTCTCGAGATTTGTCCAGGCGGAGAAGGCCGGCTTCGCAGAAAGATTACCTGTGGTACTGCCCATTCTCGTAAATGTTTTGACTTTGGGTGATGCTGAGGCGGGAGGTAGATTTGTGCGAGCTCCAGGACACCTGGCAGCAGAGGTGAATGAAACTGGACTGCATAACAAGAAAAAGCGAAAG AAATTCGAAACTGTGCCCGATGAAGAACCACTACTGGGTAAAGACGACAACGAATCGCGGCTAGAGCACCAGCAGCGCAAAGCTGACCATCAGCTGATCCAATTACAATACTGTCTGCTCAAGATATTCGAGCATTGCGGGGAGTCTTTAATGTGTAATCCAGAACTTTCTGACACAATCGATGAGCTGGCTTACGGCACTCAGAGACTTTTGGCACACGACCATAACTGGGTTCGCTGCAATGCAGCCAAACTACTGACCCACATCCTGGCCCACTACGATTACACGATTGTCGGCCAACAGCTCTCCGGAGTTAAGAGAGAAAACGGCACTGAACAGACGCTGTACTTTATTTATGGACAGCCAGCGGAGGATATAAAGTCCCTGGTGTATGACCTGTGTGCTCAGTTCGTGCCAGGCGATACTGCGCAGGTGATGATCGATGAGCTTTCGAAGATCCTCTTGTACATTGGACACATGCTGAGGGATGTTCCATTTAGTTTAAAGCTGGAAAAggatgctgatgatgatgaggagCGAGAGCCGATCAACAAAATAAACCTCAACTGGCTAATGCGGAATATACGCTTCCTGATCAACAAAGAAGTGGCCAAGGCGCCTCACGACACCAGCATC AGAACTGCTATGTTCACGCTTATAGAGGCCCTGTCAACGCTGCTGAGCGTGGAGTCCTTAACCAGATTGGCACCCTCTCTTCTCCAGGCCCTGGTTCGCGAAATGTCCGAGGAGGATCATAACGTTGATGCAGAACTGCGTCAGCAAGCCCTACGGGTGGGCAGCCGTCTGAGGAAGCGCATAGGAGCCGATGTCTATGACAAACTAAGGAATGCGGTGCAGACCAAGCTAATGGCTCGACGAGCCGAGCGTCGCAAGGTTGTGGCCCAGGAGAAGATTCATGATCCGGAACGGGCGGCCAAGCGAAAGGCTGGCGTGCAGGAGCGCAAGAAGGCAGCGAAGCGCCTAAAGGCGGCTGTTATCCGTGGCAAAGCTCCGGACcttaaacaaaaactaaaaaagcgCAAGAGGAAAGCAGAAATAGACGGTTTTTAG
- the LOC108026512 gene encoding phenoloxidase 3-like, producing MADKKNLLLLFDHPTEPVFMDKGGNGTVFQVPDSYVTKRYNKICKEVQQRVCGGSEKHVPVKEIPIPDLSYPMSLGRAEQFSVFLKSHTEMAGHLIEVFINMPTVDDLQSVAVYARDRVNPVMFNYALSVALLHRPDTKDLNLPAFSQVFPDRFIDSQMFRHMREESFVIEGSDHRDAIVIPVNYTASDLDVEHRLWYFREDVGINLHHWHWHLVYPHEAPIRSIVDKDRRGELFYYMHQQIIARYNAERLSNYMAQVQPFNNLDEPITEGYFPKMDSTVASRAYPPRFDNTRLRDVERVGQIRVSIDEMKRWRERIYEAIHQGYVLDENNEKVVLDEVKGIDILGNIIEASDLSINRTLYGNFHNSGHNLIAYAHDPTNKHLEKAGVMGDATTTMRDPVFYKWHSFVDNLFHEHKRRLPPYSAEDLGFPGVHVKSINVQSRNQTNKLTTFWQQSDVDMSGGLDFSPRGKVSARFTHLQHSAFTYFIEVENSAGATRKGFVRLFLAPMLDERSGIMELGEQRRLMVELDKFVITMPPGLSTHSRKSVDSNVTIPFERTFRNTAKNSSDNEIFDYCGCGWPHHMLIPKGRPEGMKFKLFVMISNYDEDRVEQPSECACSDAASYCGLRDSLYPDRKSMGYPFDRLPRQGSKFLENFLTPNMSTVDITITHKNYTESLSE from the exons ATGGCCGACAAGAAGAATCTGCTCCTGCTGTTCGACCATCCCACGGAGCCCGTGTTCATGGACAAGGGTGGCAACGGCACCGTGTTCCAAGTTCCCGACTCCTATGTGACCAAGCGCTACAACAAGATCTGCAAGGAGGTGCAGCAGCGAGTGTGCGGCGGGAGCGAGAAGCACGTCCCGGTGAAGGAGATCCCAATTCCAGATCTCAGTTACCCCATGTCCTTGGGCCGAGCCGAGCAGTTCTCGGTGTTCCTGAAGTCCCACACCGAGATGGCCGGGCACTTGATCGAGGTGTTTATTAACATGCCCACCGTGGACGACCTGCAAAGCGTGGCCGTGTATGCCAGGGATCGGGTTAATCCAGTGATGTTCAACTACGCATTGTCGGTGGCTCTGCTCCATCGGCCGGATACCAAGGACCTGAATCTGCCTGCTTTTTCGCAGGTCTTTCCGGATCGATTCATCGACTCGCAGATGTTTCGCCACATGCGCGAAGAATCATTCGTGATTGAGGGATCCGACCACCGGGATGCCATCGTGATACCCGTCAACTATACCGCCTCCGACCTCGACGTGGAGCACCGCCTGTGGTACTTTCGCGAGGACGTGGGCATCAACCTGCACCACTGGCACTGGCATCTAGTCTATCCCCACGAAGCCCCGATTCGCAGCATCGTGGACAAGGATCGGCGTGGCGAGCTGTTCTACTACATGCACCAGCAAATTATTGCCCGCTACAATGCCGAGCGGTTGAGCAACTATATGGCCCAGGTGCAGCCGTTCAACAACTTGGACGAGCCCATCACCGAGGGCTACTTTCCCAAGATGGACTCCACGGTGGCCAGCCGAGCCTATCCGCCCCGCTTCGACAACACCCGGCTGAGGGATGTGGAGCGGGTCGGTCAGATAAGAGTGTCGATCGACGAAATGAAGCGTTGGCGCGAACGCATCTATGAGGCCATCCACCAGGGCTACGTTTTGGAC GAGAATAACGAAAAGGTAGTCCTGGATGAAGTAAAGGGCATCGACATCCTGGGCAACATCATTGAGGCCTCCGATCTATCGATCAACAGGACGCTG TATGGTAACTTTCACAACAGCGGCCACAACTTGATCGCTTACGCCCACGACCCGACCAACAAGCATTTGGAAAAAGCAGGCGTAATGGGCGATGCGACCACCACCATGCGCGACCCAGTCTTTTACAAGTGGCACTCCTTTGTGGACAACCTGTTCCATGAGCACAAGCGGCGCCTGCCCCCATATAGCGCGGAAGACTTGGGATTCCCGGGCGTCCACGTCAAGAGCATCAATGTGCAGAGCCGAAATCAGACCAACAAGCTGACCACCTTCTGGCAGCAGTCCGATGTGGACATGTCCGGCGGCCTGGACTTCTCACCACGCGGCAAAGTCTCCGCTCGGTTCACCCATCTGCAGCACAGCGCATTCACCTACTTCATCGAGGTGGAGAACTCCGCAGGGGCCACGCGAAAGGGATTCGTTCGCCTCTTCCTGGCGCCCATGTTAGATGAACGTAGCGGGATCATGGAATTGGGGGAGCAGCGCCGCCTTATGGTGGAGCTGGACAAGTTTGTGATAACCATGCCTCCCGGATTGTCCACGCATTCCCGGAAGTCCGTGGACTCGAACGTAACTATCCCGTTCGAGCGCACTTTCCGCAACACGGCTAAAAACTCTTCCGACAATGAGATATTCGACTACTGCGGCTGCGGGTGGCCCCACCACATGCTGATACCTAAGGGTCGCCCTGAGGGTATGAAGTTCAAGCTGTTCGTCATGATCTCCAACTATGATGAGGATAGG GTTGAGCAGCCTTCTGAGTGCGCCTGCAGCGATGCCGCCTCATATTGCGGTCTTCGGGACAGTCTCTACCCGGATCGCAAGTCCATGGGCTATCCATTCGATCGCCTGCCCCGACAGGGTTCCAAGTTCTTGGAGAACTTCCTCACGCCCAACATGAGCACCGTGGATATTACTATCACCCATAAGAACTACACCGAAAGTCTTTCAGAGTAG